From a single Nicotiana tabacum cultivar K326 chromosome 8, ASM71507v2, whole genome shotgun sequence genomic region:
- the LOC107808907 gene encoding uncharacterized protein LOC107808907, with amino-acid sequence MGKTKSEKYDIDSYTINGTNKVVRPGDCVLMRPSDSDKPPYVARVENIEADHQNSVKVRVQWYYRPEEFCGGCKQFPGTKELFLSDHYDVQSAQAIEGKCKVHSFKNYTKLENVGPKDYFCRFEYEADTGGFTPDRVTVYCKCKMPYNPNDLMVQCEECKDWFHPSCMGMTIEEAKKLDYFLCSDCSSEHDAKQPLNTVHVSPSRELKARILGALPPNPNPLMFQGRHKQNEQLNQQGQSQMDGYMSAIVPPRIGAANFSLNPVLLEILKDGRLFGGLHHEDPYCHLRNFLAVCALQHQYDVSEDALRLRLFPFSLQGEASDWLDNLPAMSIYTWGDLTKVFLAKYFPPARTAELRMDILQFKQKPHESLHEAWDRYKLCIKKCPNHGCPDQLLLETFYLALDKVSRSVADNTANGAIMNLSVQDARVILDRISDNAHAWHTWESKDTPTTASTASQMARDETMAQLVTQVGLISKQLAEMGVKKVHVVDAARGQFINSSPNVYAHCAGQGVTTQEHCHHSQEEESNYVGNYERGMNQRGNYQGGPSQSQRTPPQQWLNNQNQNTEGGNWGAGASQSFDALRPPMHQQATQPPPYYNQGQSFHQPKDNNGSNEFAEIKGLCEKISADLARTYATLQDLGQVQNTEH; translated from the exons ATGGGTAAGACGAAGTCGGAGAAGTATGACATTGATTCTTACACTATAAATGGCACCAACAAAGTCGTAAGAC CTGGTGATTGTGTGTTAATGAGACCATCAGATTCTGATAAGCCACCGTATGTGGCAAGAGTAGAGAATATTGAGGCTGACCATCAAAACAGTGTGAAGGTTCGAGTACAATGGTACTACCGTCCTGAGGAGTTTTGTGGTGGTTGCAAACAGTTCCCCGGGACAAAGGAGCTGTTTTTGTCAGATCACTATGATGTGCAGAGTGCACAAGctattgaaggaaaatgcaaaGTGCACTCATTCAAGAACTACACCAAATTGGAGAACGTGGGCCCTAAGGATTACTTCTGTAGGTTTGAGTACGAAGCTGACACAGGAGGGTTTACTCCTGACCGTGTTACTGT GTATTGCAAGTGTAAGATGCCCTATAACCCAAACGATCTCATGGTACAGTGTGAAGAATGCAAAGACTG GTTCCATCCCTCTTGTATGGGAATGACGATTGAAGAAGCCAAGAAATTAGACTATTTCTTGTGTTCTGACTGTTCATCAGAACACGATGCGAAACAACCTctaaatacagttcatgtttcaCCATCGCGTGAGCTAAAG GCACGAATCTTGGGTGCACTACCTCCAAATCCCAACCCACTCATGTTTCAAGGTAGGCATAAACAGAATGAGCAACTTAATCAACAAGGACAATCCCAAATGGATGGTTACATGAGTGCTATTGTACCACCACGCATTGGGGCTGCCAATTTTAGCTTGAATCCAGTTTTGTTAGAAATTTTGAAGGACGGGCGTCTATTTGGTGGGCTTCACCATGAGGATCCGTATTGTCATTTGCGGAATTTTCTCGCAGTATGTGCGCTTCAACATCAGTATGACGTTTCTGAGGATGCTCTTCGGTTACGtttattccctttctcacttcaAGGGGAGGCTTCAGATTGGCTGGATAATCTTCCAGCCATGTCTATCTATACTTGGGGAGATTTAACAAAGGTATTCCTTGCAAAGTACTTTCCTCCCGCTAGGACAGCTGAATTGAGAATGGATATTCTTCAATTCAAGCAGAAACCGCATGAATCATTGCATGAAGCATGGGACCGCTACAAGCTTTGCATAAAGAAATGTCCTAATCATGGGTGTCCCGACCAATTACTTTTGGAAACCTTCTACTTGGCTTTGGATAAAGTTTCAAGGTCCGTGGCGGATAATACGGCAAATGGAGCTATCATGAATCTCTCGGTTCAAGATGCGAGAGTCATATTAGATAGGATTTCGGATAATGCTCATGCATGGCATACATGGGAGAGCAAGGACACTCCTACCACAGCAAGTACGGCAAGTCAAATGGCTAGGGATGAGACCATGGCGCAACTTGTGACTCAAGTGGGGCTTATTTCCAAACAACTTGCCGAGATGGGGGTCAAGAAGGTCCATGTGGTTGATGCCGCAAGGGGACAGTTTATTAATTCTTCACCCAATGTGTATGCTCATTGTGCAGGGCAAGGAGTAACAACCCAAGAACATTGCCATCATTCTCAGGAGGAGGAATCGAATTATGTTGGAAACTACGAACGTGGCATGAACCAAAGGGGTAATTATCAAGGTGGTCCATCCCAATCTCAGCGGACACCGCCCCAACAATGGCTAAACAATCAGAATCAAAACACTGAAGGAGGTAATTGGGGAGCCGGTGCTTCACAATCATTTGATGCGCTAAGGCCTCCTATGCATCAACAAGCAACCCAACCTCCACCCTACTACAATCAAGGCCAGTCCTTCCATCAACCCAAAGACAACAATGGCAGCAATGAATTTGCCGAGATTAAAGGGTTGTGTGAAAAGATTTCGGCTGATTTGGCGAGAACATATGCAACACTTCAAGACTTGGGGCAAGTCCAAAATACTGAACATTAG